AGACCTTTATTAACGACGATGATCGCAGGATTTTTCAGGAACTGGTGGACAAGCGGGCGGTCTATGTGCCGATCAGGGATAAAGTGATCGAGATGATCCTGGCCGGGAATAAGGATGGCGCCCAAGCTCTGATGGCAGGGGATGCGATGAAGGCGTCTAATGCCGTGCAGGAACTCATTGACAAGATTACCGACCTAAATATTCAAGCCGCCAAGGATACCGCAGCCAATAATACAGTTGTAGCCAACAAGGCGGTGACGCTGATGCTCTCCCTGGCAGTTGCCGGTGCACTTGTCGCGATTTTTCTTGGATTTTTCATTTCCCGTTCCATTGCCATTCCTTTGCGTAAGGGGGTTGATTTTACCACCAGTGTGGCGAACGGTGACCTCTCACAGACTTTGGCCCTGAACCGGCAAGACGAAGTCGGCGAACTGGCCGCTGCCATGAATGCTATGGTAGGGAAACTTAAAGGTCTTATTGGTAATATCGGCGATGGAGTAAAGACCCTCTCTTCTTCTGCCACCGAGATGGCAGCCATCTCCACCCAGATGACCAACGGTTCCAACACCACGGTGGCTAAGTCCAACGCCGTGGCAGCGGCAGCTGAAGAGATGACCTCCAATATGCACTCGGTGGCAGCCTCCATGGAGCAGGCCTCGACTAACGTCAACACCGTGGCCTCGGCAGCCGAAGAGATGAGCGCCAACATCAACAATGTCTCTAACAATGTCACTGAGGCCAAGAGTTCGGCCAACAGCGCCGTCACCTTGACTAAACGGGCGGCGGATCAGATCAACAACTTAGGCCAGGCAGCAGAGGCCATTGGCTTGGTCACTGAGACCATCAAGGCCATCTCCGACAAGACTAATCTCCTGGCCTTGAACGCCACCATCGAAGCAGCCCGGGCCGGCGAGGCAGGCAAAGGATTTGCGGTCGTGGCCAATGAGATCAAAGAGCTGGCTCAGCAGACAGCTGACGCCACCGGCGATATCAGCCAGAAGTTGAACGGTATCCAGAAAGCCACCGGCACCACGGTGACCGAGATCAACGAGGTGGTGAATGCCATCAATCAAGTTGACAGTCTGATTAACTCCATTACCGCTGCTATCAGTCAGCAGAATGTCGCTACCCGCGATATTTCTGAAAACATCAACCAGACGGCGCAGGGTTTGAGTGAGATTAACACCAATGTCACCCAGACCAGCCAAGCGGCTGGCCAGGTATCAAAAGAGATTGCCGATGTCAATGAATCGGCCAATGAGATCAGCAACTCCAGCTCTCAGGTCCAGCAGAGCGCGAGCGAGTTGAGCAAGCTCTCCGAGCAACTGCAGGGCATGGTTAATCAGTTTAAAGTGTAAGGTGGGTGTTCTGGTAACTCTCAGCTTACACTTTTAAAGGGACGCCCTCCCTGGTTCCTTTGGGCTCTGCTTGGAGAACGAGAGCGGTGCTTGTGCATTGCTCCCTGAACAGAGTCGATTAATATAAGGGCGGTCCTTGAGTGGAACCTGATTTGCAAAGGCGGTGCTGAGCGGAGCCGATTTGTAAGGGTGGTCCCTGAGCGGAGCCGAAGGGCGGCAATCAACACATGGGAGAAGGGTATGCTTGAACAAGAGGCTTCTTCAATAAGCCAAGATGAAAACGTTCAGATTTCAACATTTTATTTAAATGATACCCTCTGTGGTATCGACATTGATCTGGTCCAGGAAATTAATGGTGATCTTGCCTTTACTCCGGTGCCGCTCGCCGATGACTTTGTGCTGGGGATTATGAATTTGCGAGGACAGATTGTTACCGTGATCGATCAAGGCATGAAGATCGGTTTTCCTCCATTTAAGAAAACCGGTGAGAGCCGGGTCATTATTGTGCGTTCTGGCAACGAGCATATTGGGGTCGTAGTCGACAAGGTGAAAGAGGTCGTCACTGTCTCCAGAAAGACCATCTCCAAACCGCCGTCCAATATCAAAGGCTCTCAGGGGAAGTTTTTCAAAGGGGTGATCCAGACTGAAAAGCATGAACTCCTGGCTTTGCTTGATATCGACGAAATCTTGTGAGGTTTAAGTTGTCGTGTTTTGGTCTGTTAGGAACATGAGGACAGAGAAGGCAAGGGATCTCCATTTCGTAATCACTGCTAGTTTTGTTAGTTAACTAGCTATAATCTAAAGACCAAAATATCCTACTTAAGGAACAACTACGTGAAAATTTTTGTTAAACTGACCGGATCATTTATTATTGTTGCTCTTATTACAGCTCTTGTCGGCATTATTGGCTGGATAGGAATCAACTCCACCCAGAAGAACCTTATTGAGGTGGCCGAGGTCCGAATGCCTGCCATTCAAGGCCTTGGCTGGATGATGGAGGCCATGAATGCCATTAAGTCGGCGGAAAGGACTATGCTCATGTCTTCAATTACCAACAAGGACCGGCAGCATGAAGTCAATAATCTCGTCAAGCGCTGGCAGTTGTTTAACGATGGACGCGACCTTTACGAGCCACTACCCAAAAGCAAGGAAGAAGCCGAATTATGGGCAAAGGTGTCTGACCTGACCCGCCAATGGCACACGGAACACGCCAAGCTAGTGGTCAAGGTAAAGACTGTACGCCTTGATGATATTGAAACCATGGAAGCAATATTGGTACAACGCCTGCTGGACCATATTCTTTGGGTTAACGCTCTAGAAGTTGCAATCGCCAGCGGCATACCGTTTACCGGCCAGCTTGATCCCACCAAATGCGGCTTTGGCAAATGGCAATTCGCCTTCACTTCCGATAGCCCTGAGTTCAATGCTATTATTTCCGAGATGACCCCCGATCACCAGAAGCTGCACGGCCATGGCCACACGATCAATGACTTGTTGTCCCAAGGCAAAACTGATCAAGCCCACGTCATCTTCAGTCAGGAGGTAAAACCGACTCTCGCTGCCATCCGCGCACATTTTGATACCGCATTAAAACATGTCCGGGGTGAAATCATCTTACTTGATGAGGCAAGAGAAATAGGGTTCGGCAGTGAGCGATTGGTATTCAGCCAATTAGACAAAGCTTTAGATGATGTTGTTGAGCACAACACCAAAGTTGCCGCTAAGAGTAAGACTATGGCGATTACAACTTCCGCCCGCAGTAAGTTTACCTCCCTTTGTGCCATAGGACTGGGAACACTTATCGCTATCGTCTTCGGGGTCTTGCTGTCGCGCAGCATCTCGGTACCCTTGGCCAAGGGGGTTGCCATGCTAGAGGATATTGGACAAGGAATTTTGACCGGCAGGTTGAGGATGAATCGTGCTGACGAAATCGGTCAGATGGCCAATGCCATTGACCAGGTGGCAGACAAGCTCAGCGCCATGATTAAGGGTATCAGCGACGGCGTCAGGACCTTAACCTCATCGTCGACGGAGATGGCCGCCATCGCGAGTCAAATGACTTCTGGCGCTTCGATCACGGTGGCCAAGGCCAATTCAGTGGCAGCGGCAGCCGAAGAGATGACTTCCAACATGCATTCGGTGGCTGCCTCTATGGAGCAGGCTTCGACCAATGTCAGTACGGTGGCGGCTGCGGCTGAAGAGATGAGCGTCAACATCAACAATGTTGTAAATAATGCCAACGAGGCCAAAAACTCAGCCAGCGCCGCAGTTGATCTGACTCAGAGAGCGGCGAATCAGATTAATGATTTAGGTCAGGCGGCTGAGGCCATTGGCCTGGTGACCGAGACCATCAAGGCTATATCTGATAAGACTAACCTCTTGGCCTTAAACGCCACCATTGAAGCGGCCCGGGCCGGGGCAGCAGGTAAGGGGTTTGCGGTAGTTGCCAACGAGATCAAAGAATTGGCTCAGCAGACCGCAGATGCCACCGGCGACATCAGCCAGAAGCTGAATGGTATCCAGAAGGCAACCGGCGTCACTGTTGCCGATATTAACCAGGTGGTGGCTTCAATCAACCTCGTTGACGGCCTGATCAACTCAATTTCTACAGCTATCAGCCAGCAGAATATCGCTACCGGTGATATTTCCGAAAATATCAACCAAACTGCACAAGGCATAAGCGAAATTAACATCAATGTCACCCAGACCAGTCAGGCAGCGGGCCAGGTGGCCCAAGAGATTGCCGATGTCAATGAGTCTGCCAATGAGATCAGTAACTCCAGTTCGCAGGTCCAGCAAAACGCCAACGAGTTGAGTAAACTCTCTGAGCAGTTGCAGGGCATGGTTAACCAATTTACAGTATGAGGAGGCTGTTAATAATTCTCAGGTGACGTTTGAATCTGGGTCGAAGTGTTTGCCGTTCGAGGTGAGACGATGAGGTGAGAATAGTTGGATCCAGGAAAGAAGATGAGTTTCTTATTATAAGAGCCTGGCAGAGGTGGTGTGTAAGCAATGCCGGGTACGACAATCGCTGAGCATCAGCAAAATAAGGATTTTTAAATGCCCATTAAAGTGTTGGTCGTGGATGATACGATTTTTTATCGAACAGTTGTTTGCGATATCTTAAAGACCTTCCCCAATGTCGAGGTCGTAGGGTCGGCCAATAACGGGGCCATTGCCCTGTCCCGCATTAAAACTTTAAAGCCTGACCTGATCACCTTAGATGTTGAGATGCCGGTGATGAACGGATTGCAACTGATGGTCGCCATTAACGAGCAGGGGTTGGATGTGGATTGCTTGATGTTAAGTTCAAAGACGGAAAAAGGCAGCGCCATTACCATGCAGGCTCTGACCCTGGGGGCCTTTGATTTTATTACCAAGCCTGATGCATCTACTCCAGCAGATAATATCAGGGAACTTACTACGCATCTGCGGAAATTTATCTCTATCTTTGAGCAGCGCCTTATCTTGAAAAGGAAGATGGGGACTAAGGGCATGGTCAAGAAGTCTGGCGCTGCGCTTGCGGCCTTGCAGACTAAGGAGATATTAGCCGTTTCGACGCGAGCGGCCAATCGGACAGAAAAATCACAGGCCGTGGCCATCGGTATTTCAACCGGGGGGCCAAATGCCTTGAATATCCTGCTGCCCAAGCTACCAGCACATATTGGTGTTCCAATTTTTCTGGTTCAACACATGCCGCCGATGTTTACCGCGTCCCTGGCAAAATGTCTTGATGATAAGTGTCAACTCAAGGTCAAAGAGGCGGAAAATGGTGAAACGGTTGTGGCTAATACGGTCTATATCGCCCCAGGCGGGAAACAGATGAAAGTGGCCAGCAGCGTGGGCTTGGACAAAATTATCCGCATCACCGATGATCCTCCTGAGAACAATTGCAAACCTGCGGTTGATTACCTTTTTCGCTCAGCAGCGCGGGAATACGGGTCAAAATTGACCTGCGTGGTTATGACCGGGATGGGTTCAGACGGCCAGATCGGCATGACGGTGGCCAAGGCCTCCGGGGCGCTGACCATTGCCCAGGACGAGGCCTCGTGTGTGGTCTATGGCATGCCGAAGGCAGTTATTGATGCCGGAGTGGCAGATGTCGTCGCCCCGCTTGATTCCATTGATCGAGCTATCATCAGAACCTTATAAAGGTGGCGTTCACAGGGGCATTGTAGTCGTTCACCAGGGGCACCGAAACTACAGAGGTAACCCCGGAACTGTAAACGTTCACAGTGCTGCTGAATGTTTACGGGGCCTTGAGCAATGAGTAGAGCAGGCGTTTGAACAACATATAATTTATGGGATTGAGATGAAATCAATCAGTGCCGAAGAAACACAGTTCATCTCTAAACTGGTCTTTGATGTCTCAGGCCTGCATTTAGACAAGGATAAGGGCTATCTCTTGGAAACCAGGCTTAGCCCGTTACTAAGTTTGCATGGCTATCCTTCCTTTATGCAATTATACGCTCAAGCTAAGGCAGACAAATCCGGCAAGTTAGTGCATGAGATTGTCGAGGCGATGACCACCAATGAGACTTTTTTCTTCCGGGATACTACCCCTTTTGACCTGATGCGCAACAAGATCATCCCTGATCTTATTGATCGGCGAAAGAAAGTGTTCCAGTCCGGCAAGATACCTATCAGGGTCTGGAGTGCGGCCTGTTCTACTGGCCAGGAAGTCTACAGCATTGCCATGACCTTGATTGAAATGTTTGGCGATCTGTCCAGGTACGACATCTATATCCTGGGCACTGATATCGCTAACAAGGTTATTGCCCAGGCAAGTTACGGGAAGTACAATCAGTTTGAGATGGATCGGGGGCTGCCTCTGCATTATCGGAAAAGATTTTTTTCGCAAGTTGGCACGGATTGGCGAATCAGAGATGAGGTGAGGAGTCTAGCCCAGTTTAAGTTAATGAATTTAATGAAACCATTTGCCGATTTGGGTGGAAAATTCGATCTGATATTTTGCCGCAACGTGGCAATTTATTTCAACCAGTCAGATAAGGTCAGGCTTTTTCAAAAAATCGCCCGGGTCTTGCAGCCGGATGGTGCTCTGGTCATCGGTGGCTCGGAAACCTTGACTGGGATTGCCCCGGATTTTGAGTCCCGCAGTTACCTGAAGGGGATTTTTCATCAATTACGCGGTCAGACAGCAGCAACACCCCTTCATGTCATGCCTTCGTTGCCAACGCGGCCCACTGCCCCACCAGTCAAAGTCAACCCCGCAAAGCCTCATGTCCCTGCCTCATATCCTGTCAGTCCCAAGGCGCCAGAATCAAGGCCTGTTGGCCTCTCAGAGCCTAGGGACTATGCCCCCCTTGCCAAAACTGAGACCACAATAACGAGCCATTCTGCTGGCGCTGAACTGGAGCCAGCGGCGCGTAAAGAGACAACACCGCCTATTCCTCACCCGGCGCAACTAGTTCCATCCAAAACAAAAACCTCACTGCTTGCGGCCCTCTCCTCGGCAGGTAAGAGACCTTCCTCCTCTCTTAGGCCTGTGAGCCAGGGTTCGACAAAAACCTCTTTGCTCGAACAACTAAAAAGGAAGAATAAGAAAAGCAATGAGTGAGATGTTATGGGATCGATTTAAGCGCAGTTATTCGGCCTACTCCTATTGGCTGTTGGTAATTTACAGTTTAGGCATCATCTTGTCTTTGGGCCTGGCTTTTCGCCTGGAGCAGACGGTGGTGGGTCGGAATTTGTTACTTGCTGCCAAGCTTGAACGGATAGGTGGAGAAATCTTGAGCGTTCAGCTGAGGTTTGATGAGTTCTTGGACGGTGATCACGGGGATATGCAACCGGACGTGCATCAATCGATGTGGCAGCATCTTGACCGTGCCCAGAAAGATATCCTTATCATGTCGGGTGGTTTCGGTAAAACAGGGACACAAAATACTTCTGATGCTGGCGCTACAGGTTGGCAACAACTGTTCGTTGAGTTGCAGACAAGGATGACGGCTTGGCGTCAGGTTATAACCCAACTGACCAAAATTGTTCATGGTAGTGATGTCGACCATCAGCTTCACGCACAGATTCACAAACTGTCTTGGGGGGTTAATGAGCAGCTTTCCGAGCTAAAGAGCTACCAGCAAACCTTAGCCGCTGCTCAAATATGGCAGCTGCGTATAGTTCAGAACGTTCTGCTTGCTATTAGTCTGGGGCTTATTGTTTTTGTGGTGGTGAGTTACCGGCGATTGATCGGTGCTCAACTTATTGAGACGCAGACCTCACAAGCGCAGCTCCAGCGGCGTATGGCCGAGATGGTCACCTTGAATGCCCTTGGCCGGCTGTCTAATCTTAAAACGAGTCCTCAACTTTTTGCCACTAACGCCTTACACGAAATTACCACCCTAGTTTCTTCTGATGTCGCAGCTATATATTTGCGGTACGACGAGGCGCTCTCTCTTCTTGCCATGCACCATTTTCATATCATTGAGCAGGAAGTAATGATGCCCGAGTATAAAGCCGTTGGTCAGTGTCTCTGTGGTCTCGCAGCAGAAGGCCAATTGGTCTATTCTGACGATATTCATGCTGATGCCCGGTGTACTTTGTCGGAATGTAAGGATGCCGGCCTGCACTCCTTTGCTGCCTTACCCTTGGTTTCAGGGGATAGAGTCATTGGCGTTCTTGGGCTGGGCTTTAAGGAAAAACAAGATCTTGCCTCCCAGCTGGTGCTGCTCAAGTCCGTCGCCGACCAGCTTGCCTCCGGGCTGCAGAGTCGTATATTAGATGATTTAAGCCAGCGGCAATCAAAAAAAATGGAGGAGCAGATCAAACTGCTCTCCCTGGGGGCTGAAGTTAATGCCGCTTTGACTCGGAATGTGGCTTTCAGAGAGATGCTTGATGCCTGCTGTTCCTTGCTGGTCGCTCATTTGGGTGCGGCGTTTGCCCGAATTTGGGTCATGCGGGCCGATGAGGGTATGCTGGAGTTGCAGGCCAGCGCCGGAATGTATACCAGAATTGATGGGGCTTCCCGATTCAAGCCGGTTGATTCCAAAAATAAGATAGGTGCAATAGCTTGTGCCAAACAACCCTATTTCTCGAATCAACTGATCGGTGATCCGCAAATTGTTGATCAGGACTGGGTCAAACGGGAAAAGATGGTGGCCTTTGCCGGCCATCCTTTGATGCTAGCAGGCAAGGTGATCGGCGTGATGGCCCTTTTCTCTCAGCACCCTCTCTCCTCAATGATTCTCAGAACACTGGGGTCGATTGCAGATTCAATCTCCTTGGCCATTGACAATAAACAGGCTGTGTGTCGTTTGGAAAGCAGCCATGAGCAGTATCGGGATCTGATCGAAAATATCAGCGATTGGATTTGGATTGTGGATGACAAGGGGACGTTGATATTTTCCAGCCCCCAAGTCGGTCAATTGTTGGGTTATGAAGCCGATGAAATTATTGGCAGGACCTTGTTTTCTTTGTTGGATGAGTCAGAGGTGGAGAAGGTCCGCGAAATTTTTGACGATATTATTGCCAGCAAGCAACCGTTTCTTGGTCTTGAATGTGTTGTTCGGCATCATGAGGGCCACGGAATTATCGTGGAAACCAGTGGTTCTCCCATATTTGACGAGCACGGGGATTTAACAGGGTACCGGGGAATTAATCGCGATATCACCGTCAAAAAAGCAATCGAGAATGAGATGCTGGAGCAGAAGAGAGTGCTTGAGGCGATGTTTAATGCCGTGCCTGACGCGATGATTTATGCCAATTTTGAGCATCTTACCCAGATGACTAATGATGGCTTTTTAAAACTTTTTGGTTATACCAATAAAGAGATGCAGGGCCGGGATATCAGTCTGATCTATGATCATGTTGATGAATTAAGCCAGCAAGGCATCATCCCCTTTGTCCCTCCTGGTCAGCAGCCCTCGTCTCCTGCAGAAATTAATTTCAAAAGAAAGGACGGTGTGGTCTTTCCCGGCGAGGTGGTAAGCGCCACCATCAGAAATATCGACGGTGAAGCTGCTGGATTTCTCTATCTTGTTCGGGATATCACTCAGAGAAAACAGGCTGAAGAGCACCAGCATCATATTCAAAAGATGGAAGCATTAGGCACATTGTCCGGTGGCATTGCTCACGATTTTAACAACCTGTTAAATGTCATTCATGGTTATACCTCCCTCACCCTCGGTGATCTTGACCAAGAGGGCCTGTTGGCACAGAACCTTCAAGAAGTGCTTAAAGCCTCCGAGCGGGCAGCAGCCTTGGTCCGGCAGATTCTGGCCTTTAGCAAGGGGGTAGAGGAAGGAATGAAACCGCTGTTTTTACATCATATCACTAAAGAGGTAGTTAAGCTTTTAGCTGGTACTTTTCCTGTCACCATAGAAATTAAGCAGAGTATTGACACTAAGTGCCGACCGGTTATGGCCGATGCCAGCCAGATCCATCAGGTGCTTATGAATCTTTGCACTAATTCTTACCATGCCATGCGTGATACGGGTGGTGTCTTGGAGGTCAGGCTCAGTGAAGAAGAGATTGGTCAGGATACGATTCCAGAGGTCCCTGCTGGTGTCTATGCAACACTCGTGGTGGCTGATACTGGTCATGGAATTGAGCAAGAAGTGATGAGTCGAATTTTTGAGCCCTATTTTACTACCAAAAAAATGGGGGAAGGGACGGGCCTTGGGCTTGCCACGGTACATGGCATTGTCAAAAGTCATGGCGGTTACATTGCCGTTGACAGTGAGATTGGAACGGGCAGTACTTTTACAATCTATTTACCTATTAGTAATCAAGTGGTAGCGGCAGGCTCTCGAGGAGAGGTTAAACCAATGAAGATTACCGAGCCAATTAAGGCCAATATTTTGTTTGTTGATGATATTGATCTTAATATTAAACTGGGGGTGCGACTTCTTTCTAAAATTGGATGCCAGGTCACTGGAGAGATAGATAGCGAGAGTGCCCTGGCTCTTTTTGCTGCCGATCCAATGCGATTTGATCTGGTGGTTACTGATCAGACTATGCCAAAATTGTCCGGAATTGAGTTGGCTGAAAAAATGATAGCGATTCGTCCGGATATTCCAGTAATTATGTTGACTGGACATAGCGATAGTGTTGATGAGGAGAAGGCAAAGGCGGTCGGGATTCGTGAGTTTATACATAAACCGCTGGTGAACGATAATTTTTTATTGATTGTCAGTAGAATGCTGCGGAAAACCGATCAGGAATTGCCCTCAGTTGCACCGCCAACAGTTGAGCAGTTTAATAGGCGCAGTACGGATATGGCACGGGCGCCGGCAAGTCTTGGTTTCATCACGGCGCATCTGGTTTCCACGTATGGGGTGAGCGCTGAGCAACTCGACCCTATGGTGAGCGGTCTGCAAGAGACATTACGAACACAAGTCGATCAAATGAAAATTGCTGCGAGGAGTAGTGATTTGAAGACGTTAGCCCTGGTTGCCCACGGCATCAAAGGAGTCCTTTTGAATGTCGGTCTGACCGCATGGGCCGAACTGGCTAGATCCATTGAAACCGATGCCAAGAGCGATGAACAGAAACAGTATGATGGCATTGTTGACCAATTAATCATGGGTCTTTCTCCGATACTTAATTGATCAGCTCGTCCTTGGTCTCTCCTTAGAGTGGCCGTTGATTCATCCTCTGATAAATATCTTGACAGGTTGGTCAACCGTTTTTTATAGTCTTTTTCCTATAGGTGAGAGTCACGATCGACCACCTGTTAGGCCTCGACCCCAGCTCCTCATGCCGGTTGAGAGCCTTGGGCCAGGGGCGAGAAATTTGCGCTTAAGACCTTTATCCAGGCTACTATGCCGGGGGGTAAAGGTTTTTTTTTGTCTTTGGCCAAGGCTGCCTTTGCAGATAATTGGAGGCAGTCGCTTTCGGCATGAGAAGATAGTTTTCACTAACTGTAGTGAACCAAAAGGAGAGAACAGCATGGATTGGTTGACTGACCCGCAGGTCTGGATGGCTTTGGTGACCCTGACCGCCCTGGAGATCGTCCTCGGCATTGATAATATCATTTTTATCTCAATTCAGGCGGGCAAACTGCCCGCTGAAGAGCAAGAGAAGGCCAGGTTGATTGGTCTCGGGTTGGCGATGTTTGTCCGGGTGGCCCTGCTGTTCTCACTCTCCTGGCTGATGGGGCTTACCAAGCCGTTGTTTACTCTGCTCGCTAATGAGATCTCCGGGCGTGACCTGATCCTGCTTTCAGGGGGGATGTTTCTGCTGTGGAAGAGTACCATGGAAATCCATGAGAAGCTTGAGGGGGAAAATGGTCAGGTGTCGTTTGGTAAAGTAGGAGTGACTTTTTCTTCGGTTATCGTTCAGATCCTCCTGTTGGATATCGTCTTTTCTCTTGATTCCATCATTACGGCCTTGGGGATGGCCAACCAGCTCAGTGTCATGGTTGCCGCAGTCGTTATCGCTGTTTTTTTCATGATGCTCTTTGCGGGGAAAATCAGCGTCTTTGTCGAAAAACATCCGACCATCAAGATGCTGGCGTTGAGCTTTTTACTGTTAATTGGTGTGGCGCTGATTGGAGATGGACTCGATATGCATATCCCCAAGGGGTACATCTATTTCGCCATGGCCTTCTCGGTGATGGTTGAGATGCTTAATCTGCGCATGCGTGGCGGCACACCGGTCAAACTC
This genomic stretch from Desulfobulbaceae bacterium harbors:
- a CDS encoding methyl-accepting chemotaxis protein, whose amino-acid sequence is MSSAAINSLRFKQNGRMVMQWFDDMKIGKKLISSFILMALIAGGIGWVGVVNIRHIDDQDTFLYEKTTVPIALLVTISTNFHRIRVNLRDMLLTEDQAERQEFSQRIDELTKALGKAEQEYEKTFINDDDRRIFQELVDKRAVYVPIRDKVIEMILAGNKDGAQALMAGDAMKASNAVQELIDKITDLNIQAAKDTAANNTVVANKAVTLMLSLAVAGALVAIFLGFFISRSIAIPLRKGVDFTTSVANGDLSQTLALNRQDEVGELAAAMNAMVGKLKGLIGNIGDGVKTLSSSATEMAAISTQMTNGSNTTVAKSNAVAAAAEEMTSNMHSVAASMEQASTNVNTVASAAEEMSANINNVSNNVTEAKSSANSAVTLTKRAADQINNLGQAAEAIGLVTETIKAISDKTNLLALNATIEAARAGEAGKGFAVVANEIKELAQQTADATGDISQKLNGIQKATGTTVTEINEVVNAINQVDSLINSITAAISQQNVATRDISENINQTAQGLSEINTNVTQTSQAAGQVSKEIADVNESANEISNSSSQVQQSASELSKLSEQLQGMVNQFKV
- a CDS encoding chemotaxis protein CheW; this encodes MLEQEASSISQDENVQISTFYLNDTLCGIDIDLVQEINGDLAFTPVPLADDFVLGIMNLRGQIVTVIDQGMKIGFPPFKKTGESRVIIVRSGNEHIGVVVDKVKEVVTVSRKTISKPPSNIKGSQGKFFKGVIQTEKHELLALLDIDEIL
- a CDS encoding methyl-accepting chemotaxis protein, encoding MKIFVKLTGSFIIVALITALVGIIGWIGINSTQKNLIEVAEVRMPAIQGLGWMMEAMNAIKSAERTMLMSSITNKDRQHEVNNLVKRWQLFNDGRDLYEPLPKSKEEAELWAKVSDLTRQWHTEHAKLVVKVKTVRLDDIETMEAILVQRLLDHILWVNALEVAIASGIPFTGQLDPTKCGFGKWQFAFTSDSPEFNAIISEMTPDHQKLHGHGHTINDLLSQGKTDQAHVIFSQEVKPTLAAIRAHFDTALKHVRGEIILLDEAREIGFGSERLVFSQLDKALDDVVEHNTKVAAKSKTMAITTSARSKFTSLCAIGLGTLIAIVFGVLLSRSISVPLAKGVAMLEDIGQGILTGRLRMNRADEIGQMANAIDQVADKLSAMIKGISDGVRTLTSSSTEMAAIASQMTSGASITVAKANSVAAAAEEMTSNMHSVAASMEQASTNVSTVAAAAEEMSVNINNVVNNANEAKNSASAAVDLTQRAANQINDLGQAAEAIGLVTETIKAISDKTNLLALNATIEAARAGAAGKGFAVVANEIKELAQQTADATGDISQKLNGIQKATGVTVADINQVVASINLVDGLINSISTAISQQNIATGDISENINQTAQGISEININVTQTSQAAGQVAQEIADVNESANEISNSSSQVQQNANELSKLSEQLQGMVNQFTV
- a CDS encoding chemotaxis response regulator protein-glutamate methylesterase, with translation MPIKVLVVDDTIFYRTVVCDILKTFPNVEVVGSANNGAIALSRIKTLKPDLITLDVEMPVMNGLQLMVAINEQGLDVDCLMLSSKTEKGSAITMQALTLGAFDFITKPDASTPADNIRELTTHLRKFISIFEQRLILKRKMGTKGMVKKSGAALAALQTKEILAVSTRAANRTEKSQAVAIGISTGGPNALNILLPKLPAHIGVPIFLVQHMPPMFTASLAKCLDDKCQLKVKEAENGETVVANTVYIAPGGKQMKVASSVGLDKIIRITDDPPENNCKPAVDYLFRSAAREYGSKLTCVVMTGMGSDGQIGMTVAKASGALTIAQDEASCVVYGMPKAVIDAGVADVVAPLDSIDRAIIRTL
- a CDS encoding methyltransferase domain-containing protein; translation: MKSISAEETQFISKLVFDVSGLHLDKDKGYLLETRLSPLLSLHGYPSFMQLYAQAKADKSGKLVHEIVEAMTTNETFFFRDTTPFDLMRNKIIPDLIDRRKKVFQSGKIPIRVWSAACSTGQEVYSIAMTLIEMFGDLSRYDIYILGTDIANKVIAQASYGKYNQFEMDRGLPLHYRKRFFSQVGTDWRIRDEVRSLAQFKLMNLMKPFADLGGKFDLIFCRNVAIYFNQSDKVRLFQKIARVLQPDGALVIGGSETLTGIAPDFESRSYLKGIFHQLRGQTAATPLHVMPSLPTRPTAPPVKVNPAKPHVPASYPVSPKAPESRPVGLSEPRDYAPLAKTETTITSHSAGAELEPAARKETTPPIPHPAQLVPSKTKTSLLAALSSAGKRPSSSLRPVSQGSTKTSLLEQLKRKNKKSNE
- a CDS encoding PAS domain S-box protein, which produces MSEMLWDRFKRSYSAYSYWLLVIYSLGIILSLGLAFRLEQTVVGRNLLLAAKLERIGGEILSVQLRFDEFLDGDHGDMQPDVHQSMWQHLDRAQKDILIMSGGFGKTGTQNTSDAGATGWQQLFVELQTRMTAWRQVITQLTKIVHGSDVDHQLHAQIHKLSWGVNEQLSELKSYQQTLAAAQIWQLRIVQNVLLAISLGLIVFVVVSYRRLIGAQLIETQTSQAQLQRRMAEMVTLNALGRLSNLKTSPQLFATNALHEITTLVSSDVAAIYLRYDEALSLLAMHHFHIIEQEVMMPEYKAVGQCLCGLAAEGQLVYSDDIHADARCTLSECKDAGLHSFAALPLVSGDRVIGVLGLGFKEKQDLASQLVLLKSVADQLASGLQSRILDDLSQRQSKKMEEQIKLLSLGAEVNAALTRNVAFREMLDACCSLLVAHLGAAFARIWVMRADEGMLELQASAGMYTRIDGASRFKPVDSKNKIGAIACAKQPYFSNQLIGDPQIVDQDWVKREKMVAFAGHPLMLAGKVIGVMALFSQHPLSSMILRTLGSIADSISLAIDNKQAVCRLESSHEQYRDLIENISDWIWIVDDKGTLIFSSPQVGQLLGYEADEIIGRTLFSLLDESEVEKVREIFDDIIASKQPFLGLECVVRHHEGHGIIVETSGSPIFDEHGDLTGYRGINRDITVKKAIENEMLEQKRVLEAMFNAVPDAMIYANFEHLTQMTNDGFLKLFGYTNKEMQGRDISLIYDHVDELSQQGIIPFVPPGQQPSSPAEINFKRKDGVVFPGEVVSATIRNIDGEAAGFLYLVRDITQRKQAEEHQHHIQKMEALGTLSGGIAHDFNNLLNVIHGYTSLTLGDLDQEGLLAQNLQEVLKASERAAALVRQILAFSKGVEEGMKPLFLHHITKEVVKLLAGTFPVTIEIKQSIDTKCRPVMADASQIHQVLMNLCTNSYHAMRDTGGVLEVRLSEEEIGQDTIPEVPAGVYATLVVADTGHGIEQEVMSRIFEPYFTTKKMGEGTGLGLATVHGIVKSHGGYIAVDSEIGTGSTFTIYLPISNQVVAAGSRGEVKPMKITEPIKANILFVDDIDLNIKLGVRLLSKIGCQVTGEIDSESALALFAADPMRFDLVVTDQTMPKLSGIELAEKMIAIRPDIPVIMLTGHSDSVDEEKAKAVGIREFIHKPLVNDNFLLIVSRMLRKTDQELPSVAPPTVEQFNRRSTDMARAPASLGFITAHLVSTYGVSAEQLDPMVSGLQETLRTQVDQMKIAARSSDLKTLALVAHGIKGVLLNVGLTAWAELARSIETDAKSDEQKQYDGIVDQLIMGLSPILN